Part of the Capsicum annuum cultivar UCD-10X-F1 unplaced genomic scaffold, UCD10Xv1.1 ctg65715, whole genome shotgun sequence genome, TTAACTAGCTtaccaaatacaagtaaaaaaaaaaatccgcATGCATTATTTGCacatttattagtattttaattaATCAACTTGATAAGTTCCAATATTATTTTAATCCTGCTTATCGCTACTTAATAATGTAGTTAACCAGCACAATTATCCaacatcaaacaaaatcaataactCTAACATGGCATCCATTTTCTCTTGTTTATGTAGCGGAGGGTTCGAAAGGGATCGAAGTATAAGGGGCGATTGGAGCTTTCCTCATTCACCTCCGATAGATCCTGATCTATCTGAtgttgaagaagatgatgaatattATACGTATCcccaaaaaaatgcaacaaatacAGTTGCTTTAGGAGGGTCCACCACTAAAGTCGTCTATACAAATGATGATGAGGGTGGTGGTGATAGTGGTATATACATTAGTGACGAGGGTATTTATTATGAGAGTGGTG contains:
- the LOC107876872 gene encoding cold and drought-regulated protein CORA is translated as MASIFSCLCSGGFERDRSIRGDWSFPHSPPIDPDLSDVEEDDEYYTYPQKNATNTVALGGSTTKVVYTNDDEGGGDSGIYISDEGIYYESGENNSVNDSVNGIYSTPTGDGGYEYDDGGYDGGDGYASGDGEEEGGGDDDDNSYNGGGGYEIA